A genomic stretch from Vibrio neptunius includes:
- a CDS encoding YbaN family protein — translation MVGSLSLCLGFLGIFLPLLPTTPFILLASACFMRSSPTFHRWLHEHKTFGPILDNWHQHGAVTSKVKTRGAICMVASFTFSIWVVPHFWLKIMLVVMLIILLTWFIRLPVIERLADKQENH, via the coding sequence ATTGTCGGTAGCTTAAGTTTGTGCCTGGGCTTTCTGGGCATATTCCTCCCTCTTCTCCCAACGACGCCATTTATTCTTCTTGCCAGTGCGTGTTTTATGCGCAGTAGCCCAACCTTCCATCGTTGGTTGCATGAGCACAAAACGTTTGGGCCCATCTTAGACAATTGGCATCAGCATGGTGCAGTAACCAGCAAAGTAAAAACACGTGGAGCCATTTGCATGGTCGCGAGCTTTACCTTTTCTATTTGGGTTGTTCCCCACTTTTGGTTAAAGATTATGCTGGTGGTCATGCTGATCATCTTATTGACTTGGTTTATTCGTTTACCAGTGATTGAGCGCCTTGCTGACAAGCAAGAAAATCACTAA
- a CDS encoding response regulator, whose product MHKTYEVATKPSVQLAASPKRIMLVDDDPVFRKITSGFLEAQGYQIVEAENGLEGLKKLRDAEPDIILCDLSMPVLDGIEFVEEVSLEYPSLPLIVVSATDEMSDVAKALRFGIKDFLPKPIANHEHLASAIENTLDDSDNHLSDQRDFASQWFRVDSGDMPEEQELHWHLEYLEDNPIAAKDLLHALLPDKDTSQGDWKCSYRLLQSTDVMPLVFDYAWLMNGQFAFYLVDSASEGQHGAATTLLVRALFHDYLRNLKCFNADLKDIADLLEKGVTCSECASPVRALFGLADVSEGTLSILPAGLDAQWSNGYFSQHIPAGVRLGDSCAKNFITTDLPIQSACQLTLSCLGSSSFSLDIFRGGSA is encoded by the coding sequence ATGCATAAAACATACGAAGTGGCGACAAAGCCCTCAGTTCAGCTGGCTGCCAGCCCAAAACGGATTATGCTAGTCGATGATGATCCTGTTTTTCGTAAGATTACCAGCGGGTTTCTCGAAGCTCAAGGTTATCAAATAGTTGAAGCTGAAAATGGCTTAGAAGGTCTCAAAAAGCTCAGAGATGCTGAGCCAGATATCATATTGTGCGATCTATCGATGCCAGTGTTGGATGGTATAGAGTTTGTGGAAGAGGTGAGTTTAGAGTACCCATCGCTCCCGTTGATCGTTGTGTCTGCAACCGATGAAATGTCAGATGTAGCAAAAGCGCTACGTTTTGGTATTAAGGATTTTTTACCAAAGCCAATTGCAAATCATGAGCATCTTGCGAGTGCAATCGAAAACACACTCGACGATTCAGATAACCATCTTTCTGATCAGCGTGATTTTGCCAGCCAATGGTTTCGTGTAGACAGTGGTGATATGCCAGAGGAACAAGAGTTACATTGGCACCTCGAATATCTCGAAGACAATCCCATTGCTGCGAAAGATTTACTTCATGCTTTGCTACCTGATAAGGATACCTCTCAGGGGGATTGGAAGTGCAGTTACCGCTTATTGCAGTCCACAGATGTTATGCCTCTAGTGTTTGATTATGCTTGGCTTATGAATGGCCAGTTTGCGTTTTATCTTGTTGACTCAGCGAGCGAAGGGCAGCATGGTGCAGCGACGACTCTGCTGGTACGCGCGTTGTTCCATGATTACTTAAGAAATCTGAAGTGTTTCAACGCGGATCTGAAAGACATTGCCGACCTCCTTGAAAAAGGGGTGACATGTTCCGAATGTGCGAGTCCTGTACGTGCCTTGTTTGGATTAGCTGATGTGTCTGAAGGAACACTATCTATTTTACCTGCCGGATTAGATGCCCAGTGGTCTAATGGCTATTTTTCGCAGCACATCCCGGCGGGTGTCAGGCTAGGGGATAGTTGTGCGAAGAACTTCATTACCACTGATTTGCCAATACAGTCTGCTTGCCAGTTAACTTTAAGCTGCTTGGGTTCAAGTAGTTTCAGCTTAGATATTTTCCGCGGAGGGAGTGCGTAA
- the apt gene encoding adenine phosphoribosyltransferase — protein MTTETISLIKSSIKSIPDYPKPGILFRDVTSLMEDAPAYQATIQLLVEKYKDMGFTKIVGTEARGFLFGAPLALELGLGFVPVRKPGKLPRETVAQSYELEYGTDTLEIHTDAISEGDKVLVVDDLLATGGTIEATTKLIRQLGGAVEHAAFVINLPEIGGDKRLEGLGLDVYSICEFDGH, from the coding sequence ATGACAACTGAAACAATCTCACTGATCAAATCCAGCATCAAAAGTATTCCAGATTATCCAAAGCCAGGCATTCTATTTCGTGACGTGACCAGCTTGATGGAAGACGCTCCTGCTTACCAAGCGACGATCCAACTATTAGTTGAAAAATACAAGGACATGGGTTTCACCAAAATTGTAGGTACAGAAGCGCGTGGTTTTCTCTTCGGGGCTCCGCTTGCACTTGAGCTAGGACTAGGTTTTGTTCCTGTGCGTAAGCCGGGTAAATTGCCACGTGAGACCGTTGCTCAATCTTATGAGCTCGAGTACGGCACTGACACACTGGAAATCCACACTGACGCGATTTCGGAAGGTGACAAAGTGTTGGTTGTTGATGATCTTTTGGCTACTGGTGGCACTATTGAAGCGACAACGAAACTGATTCGTCAGTTGGGTGGCGCTGTGGAACATGCTGCATTTGTTATCAATCTTCCAGAGATTGGTGGCGACAAGCGTCTAGAAGGTTTAGGCCTCGACGTATACAGTATCTGTGAATTTGACGGCCATTAA